CATTTGAACGTATTGAAGAAGTTCCATTGATTGTCGTAAAGAAAGAAGGCACAAGAGAAGAGTTTAGTCGTGATAAGCTTATGCGAGGGTTAATTCGAGCTTGTGAAAAGCGTCCAGTTCCTGCCGAAGAGCTTGAAAAAATTGCAGGTGAAGTGGAACGTGAATTAAGAAATGGCGGCGTATCAGAAGTACCAAGCAAAGAGATCGGCGAAATGGTTATGGACCGTCTGGCTACATTAGATGAAGTGGCGTACGTCCGATTTGCTTCTGTGTACAGACAATTTAAAGATATAAATGTATTTCTTGACGAATTGAAGGATATTATTAAGCGTCAGCCTGAAGAATAAACATGAGCCATCGAGGCTCTTTTCTTTTTTGAAAGGGGGTTTTACACATGGAATCAAACAACATCGGCAAGATACTCCCCGTGGAGGGCTACATGGTTCGCGTTCCTCACACGTTTCCACAACATTATATCCGTTCCCTTACACATCTCTATCAACCCATTATTGGGGCTGTAGCGATTAGCATCTATCAGACGTTACTCTCAGATTTCGAATTAAAGTTGGCACAATCTCGACAAACCCATCACCGATTAATGAATTAC
This genomic interval from Pontibacillus halophilus JSM 076056 = DSM 19796 contains the following:
- the nrdR gene encoding transcriptional regulator NrdR, producing MKCPNCHARSTKVLDSRPVDEGKSIRRRRECEQCVFRFTTFERIEEVPLIVVKKEGTREEFSRDKLMRGLIRACEKRPVPAEELEKIAGEVERELRNGGVSEVPSKEIGEMVMDRLATLDEVAYVRFASVYRQFKDINVFLDELKDIIKRQPEE